Proteins encoded together in one Acaryochloris thomasi RCC1774 window:
- a CDS encoding type II toxin-antitoxin system PemK/MazF family toxin — MYLPKRKDFIWLSFDPQAGHEQMGKRPALVISHDGFNQKMGFAYVCPVSNTQRQNPFYVAIPEGEAVTGVIMVDQLRSLDFRARKAQFICECPDLLFQDVLRRIKPILF, encoded by the coding sequence GTGTATCTTCCAAAGCGAAAAGATTTCATCTGGTTGAGTTTTGATCCCCAGGCTGGGCATGAGCAAATGGGGAAACGTCCGGCTCTGGTGATCAGCCACGATGGCTTTAATCAGAAAATGGGGTTTGCCTATGTCTGTCCGGTCAGTAACACCCAGCGTCAAAATCCGTTTTATGTAGCTATCCCAGAGGGGGAGGCTGTGACAGGGGTGATCATGGTGGACCAGTTGCGATCGCTTGATTTCCGGGCCAGAAAGGCGCAGTTTATTTGTGAGTGTCCTGATTTATTGTTTCAGGATGTGTTGCGTCGCATTAAGCCGATTCTGTTTTAA
- a CDS encoding AbrB/MazE/SpoVT family DNA-binding domain-containing protein has protein sequence MKSQVGQWGNSLAVRIPKYAVEALHLQANDALELTVEEGRLVLEPLQALPELSLDELLAQVSEAPESEVDWGHPQGNEVW, from the coding sequence ATGAAGTCACAGGTGGGACAGTGGGGTAATTCCCTTGCGGTGCGGATTCCGAAATATGCGGTGGAGGCTCTCCACCTGCAGGCTAATGATGCGCTGGAGTTGACGGTGGAAGAGGGGCGGTTGGTTTTAGAGCCGCTTCAAGCGTTGCCGGAGCTAAGTTTAGATGAGTTGTTGGCCCAGGTCTCAGAGGCACCTGAGTCGGAGGTGGATTGGGGGCATCCCCAAGGGAATGAGGTTTGGTAG
- a CDS encoding type II toxin-antitoxin system HicA family toxin produces MPKKIREIKAMLKEAGFLVRSGKGSHSNWKHPLLPDVITVARKDGADAPRYLERKVLKALQQLEDLPHDSN; encoded by the coding sequence ATGCCGAAGAAGATTCGAGAGATCAAGGCTATGCTCAAAGAGGCTGGGTTTCTGGTTCGCTCAGGCAAAGGGTCACATAGCAACTGGAAGCACCCCCTGCTCCCGGATGTGATCACGGTGGCCCGCAAGGATGGTGCGGATGCGCCGCGCTATCTGGAACGAAAGGTGCTCAAGGCTCTGCAGCAGTTGGAGGACTTACCCCATGACTCAAACTAA
- a CDS encoding type II toxin-antitoxin system HicB family antitoxin, translating to MTQTKYRMVIEWSDEDACFVVSLPDFERVTQPVTDGATYEEAARQGQEAIESLMDFYVEEGWVLPVPQTLQAA from the coding sequence ATGACTCAAACTAAGTATCGGATGGTCATTGAATGGTCCGATGAGGATGCTTGCTTTGTGGTGTCGCTGCCGGACTTTGAACGGGTGACGCAGCCGGTGACGGATGGGGCCACCTATGAGGAAGCGGCTCGACAAGGGCAAGAAGCGATTGAGTCGTTGATGGATTTTTATGTTGAAGAGGGGTGGGTGCTGCCTGTCCCTCAGACGTTGCAAGCAGCTTAA